The DNA segment GGCTCATCCTCATCCTTCTTTTTTGTCATTTTGGACGAATCTGTCCAACTTCCCTTTCTCGATGAGCCTCTCAATCTCTTTAGCTAGTTCCCAACATGCATCCATTTCATGTCCATTCCTTCTATGATATCTATTTTTGGCGTTTCTCCCCGTATTGGTGTATTCCCCACCCTTTGGTTTGGGGTATAAAATGCTCCGTTTATGCTGGCTATTTTCCAGCCACATCAATACTTCATTTTTTGGGGCGTTTAATGGTGTAAACGATGGTGTATACGCCGGTTTATTTCTAGAATTCCTGCGTCTACCCCTGGCGGATGAGTCAGGAACTTTCTCCTTCTCCTTATCTATTCTTCGGGATTCATTTCTTCCTCGTTTAGGAGGGGAATTAGATTCTCTTCGAATGTCATCaacttccatgaagtccttgcaTCTTTCCATTAACTCTACAATGGTCCTAGTTTTGTGCCTGATCAGCTTTTCTTGCAGGCTTTTACATGTTGTATTCTTTATCACTGCTTCGACGGCTGTATGGACGTCTACATCCACCACTTGAATGCataatttgttaaatttgttgACGTAAGAGGTTCGTCCTCCTTTTGCTTTAGCTCGAAGAGCTTTCGCGATGAAACAACTGGCGGGATGCTGCATGCAAACTTTGAGGAAAATTCCCTGCTCAGCTGATCCCAGCTGTCTATTGATCCCGGTGGAagagattggaaccagtcaTACGTCGGTCCCTTCAATGTAGTTATGAACATTCGGCACAAAACTGCTTCACTGGCACCATTGATTGCAAGCAACATGCTATATTTTCTTGAGTGGGCCTCAGGATTATCTTCTCCCGTGTAGCTAGGTATGTTTGGAATTTTGAACTGCCTATCAGTTGCTACCTCTTCAATCCGCCTTGTGAATGGAGATTCTCTGTTAGCAAAAGGATTGTGCCTTGCATTCTCTTCATTCTTCCTTTGCATGGCCGCCCGAATTTCTCTAGATATATAGTTGTGATCTATCCTCGGGCGTCTCCTGTTGCCGGATTTACTCCGTTGTGATGAGGAGGAACTAGACGATGAGGTAGGATCCGATGGGGATCGTCCGCCATTTCCTTCTTGTCCTCTAGGGGATGTCCACCACCGCCTCCCTGTATTGGGGATGGAGGTGTTGGTCGACGATGTGATCTGGGCCGCCTTCTGCTCCGGGAACAAGATCTAAATCATCTCTGTCCGTGGGATCTGGTCCATCGTCCATGCCTTGGATCAATCTGTTCGTCCTATGGGCGACCAGGATTGGCTGTCTCATTGGCTTGTCCTTGCCCAGCATGTGTTCCAGTTGGCAACGGGGGTATCTGCGATCCGCCAATGGTGATTCCTGTATTTGTCACATTTCTTGGGGGTAACCAGCGGTTCCTCCGACTTCCTTCGGGTGCATCTTCAAACAATCTTCTACCTATTGGTAGGGCACTTGCTAGCTCTAGGTTGGTGACGACCGCATCCGTAGGGTTGGAGAGCAACAAGGCTGAATCAATATTTGCATCGATCTGAAAATGGCGTCTTGCCAAGCCGATGTCTTTGACCTTGGTGGGGGACGGCGAATTGGAGGAACTTCCCCCGTTGTGGGTCCTCCTACAGGGGGATTAGTAAAGTATGCTCTTAATCGATTCGCCGCCACCGTTCCATAATTATTTTCAACTAATTCTGAGATGATATGGGTGAAATACTCTGGCGACATCTCCCTGGCATCCTGGAAAAGGGTAGGATCAGGGATCAGATTACTAGTGTTTATATGGAGATTATCGACTGAAGTTGGTATTGTATATAAAGGTGTTGTTGTTCCAGTTGAAGGGTTCTGCCCTTCATTTGCCATTTTGTGACTGTGAACTAAGTCCTTTTGTGATCAGAACTTCCatgatcaccgcaccaattgatgacttgtgaTGAAATCTtcgatcggagcacttccctgtgaggcgccgttgggatcggcgggggacactctgatgccaaagtcagtaatatttatgagaataaactgtaagcacaaaagtagggAATCAGTAAgtgtgtgtacctcaatagcttgggatgcaagctatttatactcatgtagttgtagctcttggtaactagaaagtctccattaatgccttgttaatggcggttactgatcttattcaagtatgaccgttagctcattaatgggttattagttgcctttattatCGTTAGTTTTCTCATTGAGAATCGGCTTTGCCGTTCCGTGGGCGTATCGAGGCTTCACGACGAATCTCCCAAGATGTTGGACCATCTGAGGCGTGTTGAGGAATCTTTCGATCCGCCATGTCTATACCTTGCTTCATACGCCATCGCTTTGGCGGTTCTCCTTATCCGCGGTCGTTTGGTTAATTACTCTTTTGATCCCGTAGataatatctggatgttatcaGTTATAACACAAGTTATCATAGCTCCATTAAAATGAGCCCTTTTCAGGCCTTATAGGACAGTTCCCCACCTTCCAGTTTTACCTCATTCTACTTCTGCCGTAGCAGTTGAAGATTTACTCCATGACAGAGATCAAATGAGTTATATCTTAAAGGAATGTCTAGCTCGAGCTCAGAATCAGATGAAAAACAGACTGTCAGATAATTTTAAGTGGGGGACTTACTTTATCTTAAACGTCAACATATCGATAGTCCACCTTGGCCCAAAGAGGTCCAATGAAACTCTCTGCCAAGCATTATGGCTTTTCCTATTGGAGAGAGAATTGGAAAAGTAGCATTTCGGCTGAAATTACCCGCTTCATGCAGGATTCATCATGTTTTTCACATATCTCTCCTCAAGAAGCAACTCATTCCTACTATTCCACCAATCATAGATGATGAATGGAAGCTCTTACCACAAAAAATTATGAACGCCCGTTAAACAACTTTTTTATTATATGGAAGGGTTTTTCTGCAGTAGATGCTACATAGGAGGATGAATACCATTTCAGCAAgcaattttcaaatttttatcaTTCTTAGGGACAAGAATGTGCTAAAAGGGAAAGAATTGTGACATGTTAGGAAGTACTAATTGAAAAACTAGTCAGCTAGTAGAATTAATAGACCTTTATTTCTGCTCGAATGTGAAATTTCTTGTTTTGGTTTATTTTTctgtttattttattgtttagttATTATTTAAGTTAACCTATTTTGTTTAGGAGCATTTGCATCAACGGTCTATCATAATAGAACTATCATTATTTTCCTTACTATAATTCTTCTTCTCTTCCTATTTTCTTCTCTACCTTAAAATTTTGCGATATTAATTTAGAACTCTAGTTCTGACATCGTTATGAACAGTTGTTTCTCAATCCTAACCGTTATTAACATTTGTTTATCAATCCTAACCAAACGTTTATATAGCAACTGTTTCAAGTGAAAAAGAAACTATTAAAAGGACCAAACATGCACATAATCGCCTCATCACTTGCAAACTTTTTCTAATAATGCAAACCCGTGAAAATAAGAAAACCcaacccttttttttttatgaaaaaaagaaaatagaaaaaccaACTTTTACATGAGAACAAATCCAGTCCTACAGCCCATGCAATAAATTTTTACAGTAAGTCTGACACAATGCACTCAATCAATTAGAAAAGGAATGCATACTTGCTGTAAAGAAAATAACAGTTGACAAGTAACCTCTTTCTATTGGCTTGGGGAAATGCAATCAAACGCCTTTCATCCGTTACAGTTTGCTAAGTTTTATGAAATTAGAAAACAGACAAGTATATAATCGTTAGATGTTCCGCAAACCCCTCACAATATCATATTCACTTCATCTTTTTCCTACCTAAACAAGATACCAGGGAAAGCAGCAGCGTCGtgtcctcctcctcttcttgtATTTGATAATATACAGGTAAGTTGACAAAATATGAATTAAAAATggtattattttaatttagtaGCATCGCACAGCAGATCAAGAACCACCCCTCCAAGTTTTTGATAGAGCAGTTCAATTTCTAAGTTGACTCCACTTTGAGAACTATCTTCATAAACTCGTATACGAAGTAACTTATTGCAGCTGATGGTAAAACCTGTACAATGTAAACATACAAAGGTTTCATCTACATGAAAACTTAAAACATTcgttcatatattttacatttatAGGCAAATAAAAGGGGCAGAAAAGATTTCCCTAATAGACACTCATTCTGGTCTTTGATCTTGCTTTTCCTAGATATTCTTGTTGGCTACACTATTCTGACAAACAAGCATATAGATGACATATTTTCTGAACGATCTGCATCTCTATTTCTACACATTTACATCTGTCCACCTGTTGTATATATCTGGCTATATGTATGCACTTTCACGTACCCGTAGTTGCAAACTAAAAGAGAAACTAACTGACTCAATAAGATTAATGTCAGCTTTAACTTTTTATGCACCCATGAGAACAACTGTAAAAGTTGCCCCAAGTTGATCTGCTGTAGCGACAAATCCTACTTCCTAGTCAATTCACCTTCACAATTTGTTAAGAGACTTGACTCAACATGACAAATATGATAAGAAGGTAGGTCGAAAGAGGTCATAAAGTATTAAGGATCACCACAATGTAATTTTCTATTTATACAGGCTGAAAATGAAAAGCTCATTCCGTGCCTTGTGTTCAGCAGAAGAGGATCACCGAGGATGGTAACCCATAGGGTATCttagaatatattttcataACTCCACTTATATTAGGACGGTTTTCTACAGACAGGTTCGATATGGGGAGGtttaaaagacattaaaatataTAACTTGTTTGAACTTAATTCACATAACTTGTATTTAATTGATGTGCCAACTCATCATTTTTAATACTCAAGTTGATCCTATTTTTGGTCTAACTCCTAAGTCATCAACCCTACTGGAGTTGATAGCTTGTTACAGTTTCCATTCTACTCAAATACCAGTATCATCCCCATGGCATAACGTACATATTTGACATAGCTTATACACAATTCGGATAACACTGTGAGAGAGATTTAAAAATATCAATGTTTACCATGATCTCCTAGCTCATTCTGTATAAATTAATGGAATACATTGTTCATCTAATGAGAATGAATGGACCATACCTGCAATAAGCTGGGAACTAACCCTGCGTAAAGAGCAGGAACACCTCCATGTTCAACTATCTTTGCACAAGTTGCCAATGCATTCAGCTCCGTGGCTTTGACTTGCATTTGAAGATGTCTTCTCACAACTTCAAAGGGATATGTAGCAGCTTCAGAGCAACAACCAGCAATGGCACCATAAAGCAGCGTTCTAATGGTTCCCAACTCCAATTGCTCCAATGCATTTAGTTCCTGACCTCCTTTTTTCATATTCTCAATTCTCTTTTTCCCCTCAGGAGAATGGAGATAAGCTGACTTCAATATATCATAAACACCATAAAAAACTGCTCCTGAAGGAGCCATGCTCACTATTGAGGGTACTAAACCCttataaagagaaaaaaaacctTCGGTTTGGACCATGTGGTGGAAAGTTCCAATTATACCACCCAATGCTTCTCCACCAGGCGCCACCATCTTGGTCCTTATCTGTAACAGTTTAGAGCATTACTATAAAACTAGTTTTCACCAGAAATATGTTCCTTGTGTAACATAATGTTGTTCGGTTTGTGaaaagatattgaagaagtatgctGACCTCAATGTGAAACACAAATAAAAAACATCAATCTACATAACTTATCCACATTAATGATGCATATAGCTTCTAGATCACTAAAATACATATCATTATAACAAGgggaaaagagagagaaaaaaaccaTGTTCAGTCAACAACAGTTCTCAACATaaacaattaaatattaaattatcgAGTATAAAGATGATTTCCTTTGCAAAATGATTTAAGCATAATGTAAAAACAAATAATATGCAATCATCTATAGCGTGGCAATTCATATAGGTGACATGAAATGGAACAACGAAATGGACTTCAAATTCAGGCCTGATTCCATCCTGTCACTTCCTCAAACTATTAAACAAGTATGGACTGTACATGATTATTGTCAGACTTGAAAATTCACATCAAACAAATGGAAAGAGATAGTAAAATGGAAGATCTCTTTTCCAATTCCCCAGTCAAACAAGTGATAAGAGAAACTGTCAACTCTTCAACAGCTAAATTTCTGGGTAGAAGTTCACATTTATAGTTACTGCAGACAGAATAAAACCCAGCACTCTATTAATATCACTAGTGAACCAACTCAACAAAAGAAGTATTAACAGAGAATGAAATTAGATTATGGAAGATCCACAATTGATCAAACCAAGTatcattttcctttctaatTGCACCCAAAGGCAAGTCAGACCATATGTAAGGCACAAATCAAAATAAGGTAATTCTTGGAAGTCCTGCAACTAACTTGTATGCTAAACTCACCATTTAAACCAGCacttataaaacaaaaatatatacatagaCTCATCCGGAGACGACTTAAGTGCCAATTAAAAATATGAAgtgataaataaaaagaaaatgccTATTGAAATATCATGCAATATGATCAAAATATTTTGATCCCAGATTGCTACTTACAGTGTCCATTGGCAAGCAAAGCAAGGTTGCGGTAACTCCAGCTGCAGCACCAGCAACGAACCTCTCAAAATTTGTGACTTCTTCATTCCCAGACAATTTCAGCAATTGATTTCTGTAGGTGTCGTAAGCATAGAAATTGATAGATTTAAATGGAGCAGTGCGCAGTATATTAACAAAGTTCCCTTTCCAAAAACCTTTCAGTCCTTCATTTGCCGAAATTGTTTTGATGAGCTCAAAAAGATTCCTCTGCTCACCACGAACAACATATTCAAGCTTCATTCTCTCCAACGGTGCTATAAAAGTCCTGTTTCAGCAGAAACAGATTGCAGTGCAATGAAATAATCGTTAATTAATAAACTTCATCTATATAAACTAGTACTAAGCTAATGTGATCAGCCAGCAGTACACTTGACGTGACAACAAACTAATAACTAAAAAACAAAACCAGAACTATTAAGAATCCATCACATCACATCAACTCAAAAACATATCATAAGTATGTAAGTTGAAAAACTTGCTAAATGCTAATACGGAGTTCCACATGCATATTACAAAAGCTCGATGAACAACAAACAAAGGGATTTCAATCCAAATAAATCAGAATTGGATTAGCTACTCTGTGGACAATTATCCAAGCACACGGATGCAAACAAACAATCAACGGATGAATATTTCAATGTagttaaatcaattaaaatattGATCAAGTAATATTTGATCTATTTCGAATAAATAGTagttaaagtaaaaaaaaacaagtaaacACCTTGAGACCATAGCAGAAAAGGCGCCAGCCCAGAGATGTTTGGTGGTATTAAAAGCAGCTGATCCCGATTTATGCACTTTGATCTTCTCCTCCGTCGCAAAAACTTCAGCATTGTCCTGCACCAACTTCGTTTCCTCTCCATTACCTCGCAATTCGCCAACGCATCCCTCTTCTTCCTCGTTCCCTTTGATAGACAAACTAACCGATAAAAACAACCCTGTTTTGTATCGATTCTTTCGTTGCGGTCGCCGATCATCCAACCTTAACGTAGTGCTGGTGAAACACGAAGAGGCATGGAATTTTGTCTGGGACGATATGAAGGAAACAAAAGAAGGACAGATAGTTTCGCAGTGAAGGAATAAGCCTCCAGGAAAGAAGTTGTGATCGGAGGGTTCAGAATCAGAGTTGAGAAGAGAAGGAAAGAAGAGATCATGTCCGTACATTTCGGAAGTCAGAGAAAATGGATGTGAAAGATGGCAAGCAAGGAGAAGGAGAATGGAAGCATGAAAATGAAGGAGAGGTTATAACAATGAATGGGAAGATGGTGGAAGGAAAAAGGCTTGAAGGAGAAGAGAGAATAGTTGAAAGAAGACGGCGACAGCGATAGATATGAAAGTGGCAGAGGGAATTTCGGAGATGCTGGAGATGGTGCGGAGGCTGCTTGGCTTGCACCGCCGCAAGTGGCATTGCTTTTATCGAATTGTTGCTGCCTTGCTGGTATgcgcctttatttatttattttatttattttaatttgggttCTGTACAGTCCATCTGTTGTGTTGTGTTGGGTAGGTAGTACTCAGATACAAGACAAAATAGAAGAGAAATTTTGTCAATGGAATTCAGAAATTGACCAACATCAATTCCactttttgattttttattttatatttacaaAGGAATAACAATTTCATTAAAGAGCAATAGGAACATCTCAAGCAACATGTGATACACATGAAGAGGATCTTTGTCCAATAGATGGGATGGACTATCATGAAACCTACAACATGTGATACATATGAAGAGGATCTTTGTCACTATCATGAAACCTTGAAGCTCTATCTAAGCTATTAGCTACTTGGTTAGCTTGACGCCTAATAAAAGAGAAATTTAAACAATATAGATAGCGATTCGTTGAAAATAATGTTATCCAGCTCCGAGAAAATAGCAGGTGAATTTCGAAGACCTTCATTCAcaattttggaattaatttCGAGAGTGATCTTGAGAACATTCAAACTTTTTATCCATGAGAGAGCTTTTTTAGCGTATAAAACTTCAGCAACAGTAGCATTAGGATATCTAGAGGTAGCATAGAGAAAGAACTCATAACCACACCTTAATGATCATAAATGATAGCCCCACAACCTACCTAAAAGATGTCATGGAAGAAGGTTGCATCCAAATTTAGCTTATTTCATCTGGAGCATGGCAGGACAAGCTGGTTGCGGGCGATAGAGGGCTGATGGCGGGAATCTGAGAAGGAATGCATTGTTTCACTTTTTGAAACTCGTTAAAAAAGACAAGTTGGAGCTGACACCGGTCAGGGCATCCATATGGATATTGTTCCACAGGCCACATGCTACTATTTGTTGCATTCTCTTCTAGAAGATCGAAAGCTTCCCTAGATGTCTTTTTCATAAATGATCCTCCTGCCATAGCATCAATAGTACCCAGAGTGGTTGGATTGATTCcgttgtaaaatgtttgcattaggGGTAGATTATGGTGTGGGCAGAATCTTTGGAGTTCTTTAAAATATTCCCACGCTTCGTAAAGTGACCCAGTTTCATGTTGGGTGAATGATGTGATTTCTTTAATGATTCTTGCAGTTTTGgctaaaggaaaaaaaattgataGAAAACTTCTAGCTAATTAATCCCAAGTGGTGATTGTTCCTGAAGGGAGTGAATTCAGCCAAAATAAAGATGGTTTTATCTCAAATTGGTCGGCGTTAATAGGCGGACAAACTACCCCATCAGCTACTCCATTGAGCCTTCGAGTAGCGTAGTCCATTAGCCTTTACGGCGCCTCTGACATCTTctccttatttttatttttccttgatttcttctttcttttcaaaTTCTTCTCGATCTCAGGTTGATATGGTTCAAGTCTCTCCTTAGAACTTCTTGTCTCACGCATAAATGTAAACTTAGTACCTACAAACGGGAAGAAAATAGTGTAAGTCTATAAATGAAGATTCagaataaattaaaacaataataattgagTAAGTCAATTTGGCGTTTTCCcagcaacgacgccaaaaacttgtttggCGAATTCTGTAAGTGCAcgatttcgcttgtagtaataaaagatatcgatccaaAGGAAACGTAATTGATATTTAATGTATATTGTTTCCTTATTCGTTTTCTCTAGTTTTATAGAAAATCATTAATTTGGTAATTGAATTTAAGAaaaggtacaaaaataaaccattTGGTTTGgaccattttcaaacataaactatgtggtttaaaaattgacAAACAGGTACTTTGAAGTTGATTCCATTAGCAAACACAGTCCAAactgactaacggtgttaaaaaaatcaaatgacAGTCAAAGTCAAGGGGCAAAGAGTTGTttttgtccttatatttatttattttaaaaattaacccccttattatctaattatcacaaacaatcctcaaaacaaaaacaaaaaatcaaaCTCACCATCTCCTCCTCTCATCTGTTTGTAATCTATCTTCTTTCTCTATCTAAACACACCCTCTTTCTCTTGGATCGAGCCTAACTACGTAACCAGTTTAAGAGTTTGAGTCTAACTATGTAcctcctctttcttcttcttcttcttcttcttcttttgtcaTGTTTCTGTTTCTGCTTTTCGATGATTTCAGCTTTAAAATTGCAGACTTTAACATTTCAAATTCATCTTCTGATGTTGTAGCTCGGTTACATTCGATGAGATTGTTAGGGTCTTTTGGGTATCATGCTTCAGAGTAAGTGATTGTTTCTTTTGTGAAATTAATGTTATCATCATAGGGTAAGTGATTgtttaattataatagttatgaTTTGGACAGGTTTGTGATGACAGGACAAATAACGCAAAAGAATGATTTACATAGTTTTGGAGTAGCTCTTCAAGAGCTTTTGACAGTTAGAAAGCCAGTTGATCACACTAAGCCTAAGGGACAGCATAGCCTTGTCACTTGGGCAAGTCCAATGTTGAGTGAGGTTAAAGTCAAACAATGTGTTGATCCCAAACTTTATAATTACTAACCAAAATCTGttgtaaaggtttttatctAATTAATCCTCATACCTTCTTTTAGATCGAAGAGTATGAGAATTTGCATTGCAAATCCTAGGTTGCTTCGGCCtttgtttctttgaaactgaaaAAGAATAGATTGGTGTAGGTTGCAAAGAACAAATCAAAGAACTTTGATATGATTTGGGGAAAAAGGCTTGTACGGATCATCCAACTCTCCAATAACATTACTTATTTAATACTTGATAAATTAGTaatctatttaaaataataatttcttctggtcccgacttgggtcagtttaaaaaatgataaattgtgataaattaataagataataatttttttagaacaaccctttataaatacattattttattaactctataaattaataatttctcaaatacatatgtcaaatatacatagatatatatacttaggataatttagcaaaatatgactCTAAAGTACTTTCTTTtttcataaaagttaaaatctagttaaatttcatctctaactattctcagtgAATTCAAAAGTTCTGGTGCACCCTTgtcaaatttaacaaaaaattgtaaatagTGGTTGATGCTATAACTCCTTTCTTTCTTGTGACTGGTTCCAAATGTACCGAATCATCCCGAGCTTTatcctcaattgaa comes from the Euphorbia lathyris chromosome 5, ddEupLath1.1, whole genome shotgun sequence genome and includes:
- the LOC136231066 gene encoding probable mitochondrial adenine nucleotide transporter BTL3, which codes for MYGHDLFFPSLLNSDSEPSDHNFFPGGLFLHCETICPSFVSFISSQTKFHASSCFTSTTLRLDDRRPQRKNRYKTGLFLSVSLSIKGNEEEEGCVGELRGNGEETKLVQDNAEVFATEEKIKVHKSGSAAFNTTKHLWAGAFSAMVSRTFIAPLERMKLEYVVRGEQRNLFELIKTISANEGLKGFWKGNFVNILRTAPFKSINFYAYDTYRNQLLKLSGNEEVTNFERFVAGAAAGVTATLLCLPMDTIRTKMVAPGGEALGGIIGTFHHMVQTEGFFSLYKGLVPSIVSMAPSGAVFYGVYDILKSAYLHSPEGKKRIENMKKGGQELNALEQLELGTIRTLLYGAIAGCCSEAATYPFEVVRRHLQMQVKATELNALATCAKIVEHGGVPALYAGLVPSLLQVLPSAAISYFVYEFMKIVLKVEST